Proteins encoded in a region of the Caballeronia sp. M1242 genome:
- a CDS encoding transporter substrate-binding domain-containing protein, with translation MLVRLTRRDAGQSKHRFAVTLLRSCALMVVATVGLSQAAHAAGAKDIKARGYLSVATEDDYNPFEFVENGKNTGYDNDLLALMRKKLGVDVKQQVMPWSGILPGVTTGKYDMALSAVLVTEERKKNFDFASPTCEAVTMYATKKGSSIKTTDDLVGKVVGAETGSAMLADLKQFNEELKKKHGGNGLKQIVEYQSYPEAYQDLGLGRVDAVANTQISLNSLVKTRPDVFVVGQAIGKPTYIAWAVKKGNTDVVKMVDAALLELRKSGEMYQLQQKWLGASYKDMPQSVN, from the coding sequence ATGTTAGTTCGTCTTACCCGTCGCGATGCTGGTCAATCCAAACACCGCTTTGCCGTCACGCTCCTTCGCTCGTGCGCGCTCATGGTCGTCGCTACGGTCGGCCTGAGTCAGGCGGCTCATGCAGCCGGCGCCAAAGACATCAAGGCGCGCGGTTATCTGAGCGTTGCGACCGAAGACGACTACAACCCATTCGAGTTCGTCGAGAACGGCAAGAACACGGGGTACGACAACGACCTGCTCGCGCTGATGCGCAAGAAGCTCGGCGTCGATGTAAAGCAACAGGTGATGCCGTGGTCCGGCATTCTGCCCGGCGTCACGACGGGCAAGTACGACATGGCATTGAGCGCGGTGCTCGTCACCGAAGAGCGCAAGAAGAACTTCGACTTCGCGTCGCCGACCTGTGAGGCCGTCACCATGTACGCGACGAAGAAGGGATCTTCCATCAAGACCACGGACGATCTCGTCGGCAAGGTGGTGGGTGCGGAAACGGGTAGCGCGATGCTCGCAGACCTCAAGCAGTTCAACGAGGAGCTGAAGAAGAAGCACGGCGGCAACGGCCTCAAGCAGATCGTCGAATATCAGTCGTATCCGGAGGCCTATCAGGATCTCGGGCTCGGCCGCGTCGATGCCGTCGCCAATACGCAGATCAGCCTGAATTCGCTGGTGAAGACACGCCCGGACGTCTTCGTCGTCGGCCAGGCAATCGGCAAGCCTACGTACATCGCGTGGGCCGTGAAGAAGGGCAACACTGACGTCGTGAAGATGGTCGATGCCGCGCTGCTCGAACTGCGCAAAAGCGGCGAGATGTACCAGCTCCAGCAAAAGTGGCTCGGTGCGAGCTACAAGGACATGCCGCAGTCGGTCAACTGA
- a CDS encoding amino acid ABC transporter permease — protein sequence MNAFDYWSIAQGALATVLLSVASIVLGVPLGLGLALIRWARVPYLNRIALAYVSLIRSCPAVTLTLLIFFALPQFGISLDPTPAAILALTISTAAFNCEIWRAALMNFPRDQYDAALAFAMPRSLRFRRIVMPQIWRASLPGLVNEMTLQIKSTPAVAVIGIVEITRAALRVGARTYDPLPPFVFALVLYGLIVFVLIRAQRLIERRQPVEARA from the coding sequence ATGAACGCCTTCGATTACTGGAGCATCGCGCAGGGCGCGCTGGCGACCGTGCTTCTTTCGGTCGCCAGCATCGTGCTCGGCGTGCCGCTGGGGCTCGGACTTGCGTTGATTCGCTGGGCGCGCGTGCCGTATCTCAACCGCATCGCGCTCGCGTACGTGAGCCTCATCCGCTCGTGTCCTGCCGTCACGCTGACGTTGCTGATTTTCTTCGCGCTGCCGCAGTTCGGCATCTCCCTGGACCCGACGCCCGCCGCGATCCTCGCACTCACCATCAGCACGGCAGCGTTCAATTGCGAAATCTGGCGCGCTGCGCTGATGAACTTTCCGCGAGATCAGTACGACGCCGCCCTCGCCTTCGCCATGCCGCGCAGCCTGCGGTTCCGGCGCATCGTGATGCCGCAGATCTGGCGCGCAAGCCTTCCGGGTCTCGTCAACGAAATGACCTTGCAGATCAAGTCGACGCCCGCGGTCGCGGTCATCGGCATCGTCGAGATCACGCGCGCCGCCCTGCGTGTGGGCGCGCGCACCTATGATCCGCTGCCGCCGTTCGTGTTCGCGCTGGTGCTGTACGGGCTGATCGTGTTCGTGCTGATCCGGGCGCAGCGTCTGATCGAGAGACGTCAGCCCGTGGAGGCGCGCGCATGA